In Leptospira koniambonensis, a single genomic region encodes these proteins:
- a CDS encoding DoxX family protein, whose amino-acid sequence MLLSNLVNHFFRVEEGARFNIIIRILAGGVFIWEGIIKFLYVNQGIGRFTKLGFSHPEMTASFIGGLEIIGGIMLILGILTKPLSFVFIIQMLVAMYLTKLPLLFGTSPLMPPQSPPIFGIWAVLHEIRSEYSQLLGCLFLYLSGPGHFSLDFILRKKMLIA is encoded by the coding sequence ATGCTTTTAAGCAACTTAGTGAATCATTTCTTTCGTGTTGAGGAGGGTGCTAGGTTTAATATTATTATTCGGATTCTTGCAGGAGGAGTTTTTATTTGGGAAGGAATTATTAAATTTCTCTATGTAAATCAAGGAATCGGTAGGTTTACAAAGTTGGGATTTTCCCATCCAGAAATGACAGCGTCTTTTATTGGAGGTTTGGAAATTATAGGGGGAATCATGCTGATCCTCGGAATTTTGACAAAACCATTAAGCTTCGTATTTATTATACAAATGCTCGTTGCAATGTATCTAACGAAACTTCCTCTATTATTCGGAACATCTCCCTTAATGCCTCCTCAATCCCCGCCAATTTTTGGAATTTGGGCCGTTTTGCATGAAATTAGATCAGAGTATTCCCAGTTACTTGGATGTTTGTTTTTATATTTATCTGGACCAGGTCATTTTTCTTTAGATTTCATTTTAAGGAAGAAAATGTTAATAGCTTGA
- a CDS encoding pectate lyase, protein MASTFRMLVFASFLFLGIFDFGTNIILEQVLDPSAKTINQLEASSCNPTGTYEFFPGTGYYPSGSSEVYPWQTPAGVSFEGFETYTDGTVIETSSNKSLQSHLEVTSGTLVSKHLSNGIYKRAKTEDYNFRMLIQGLYTGSRVKWTDQALEARFYIDSWQESSNSWQGIHLFTRYRTENDLYVASLRSDGTVYFKKKLCGVYTPLANGILKDQAGNPKSFNTKQWYKLTLVAIGNHIDFYVDNVLQLSITDGTFSWGTSGVRTDYANVYLDDLILHDDLSEF, encoded by the coding sequence ATGGCTTCCACCTTTAGAATGTTAGTCTTTGCAAGTTTTCTGTTCTTAGGCATTTTTGATTTTGGAACAAATATTATTTTGGAACAGGTTTTAGATCCTTCTGCCAAAACTATAAATCAACTGGAAGCCAGTTCTTGTAATCCTACTGGGACTTACGAATTTTTTCCAGGAACAGGTTATTATCCGAGCGGATCTAGTGAAGTCTACCCATGGCAAACTCCTGCAGGAGTTTCCTTCGAAGGTTTTGAAACATATACGGATGGAACCGTTATAGAAACTAGTTCCAATAAATCTCTGCAGTCTCATTTAGAAGTTACTTCCGGGACCTTAGTATCCAAACATCTTTCCAATGGTATTTATAAAAGGGCAAAAACAGAAGATTATAATTTCAGAATGCTGATCCAAGGATTGTATACTGGATCTCGGGTAAAGTGGACAGACCAGGCATTGGAGGCTCGATTCTATATAGATTCTTGGCAGGAATCTTCCAATAGTTGGCAGGGAATCCATCTATTTACAAGATATAGGACCGAAAACGATCTATATGTTGCGTCGCTCAGAAGTGATGGAACAGTTTATTTTAAGAAAAAACTTTGTGGTGTTTATACACCTTTGGCTAACGGAATTCTAAAGGACCAGGCAGGAAATCCCAAGTCTTTCAATACGAAACAATGGTATAAGCTGACTTTGGTAGCCATTGGAAACCATATCGATTTTTATGTGGATAATGTTCTACAGCTGTCTATTACAGATGGAACTTTTAGTTGGGGAACTTCTGGGGTTCGGACGGATTATGCGAACGTATATCTAGACGATTTGATCCTTCATGATGATCTAAGTGAGTTTTGA